Proteins found in one Amycolatopsis umgeniensis genomic segment:
- a CDS encoding CHAT domain-containing protein: MRVPAPSPPVVDPVAEEAADLHRRARAAASDHGLRRPIRLLRRALALLGPVDADLVARLEIRGRILISLAAAEAEFVSQEDGLARLDEAERIRLLLPGGDVRHELRFVVGLQRAVVLMRAGRLEESLALNNAFLPGLAAEAGKYSIVLTRSLVNRAWLHLEMSNPDAAYRDLVEALDLAVEHGHRLLEGKIRHNLGDHAQLLGDIPEALRNYEQAATIFVTDGPGSLPLVRLDQAKALLTAGLAEEAARHLDDAIPELQANGAVHLVAEAEVARAGAAILERDYALAKKLAASARRSFLRRGKGRWAEIAALTRLRADAVKVLADREKKPSAKLPEQLADLAIRLAELGLRDEAGAARMFAVRLLLRRDETAAAQALLALVPKPRQTTPIDHRMLLRLCRAELAVASHRPRSALAQARAGLAELGQIRDRMGGLDLVCGTAAHGEELGKLALTLVLKKARRSGAGAKSLFAWLERTRAQVYRYEPLPVIEDPALARHINEMRHLQGTIQARRLSGEPVGKLEERYDRLQQEATRLGWYTSQWGRPRPVSAPEEVVERLGDRVLVSLMGYRDTLYAVVVDRGRFRLVKLGPLGEIVETARQLHADLDALAPDNLPAPLVEVVTGSARRRADKLDKLISASLAKTLENRELIIVPIGSLYALPWGALPSLHGHPVSIAPSATAWVTASGRRNSGPVLLAGGPGVPGSVGEVRNLRTVYPQARLVDGMDATSDTVLSALDGSGMAHLVAHGAHEPANALFSRLELVGGPLYAHETARLAKPPERVVLAACELAMSHIRPGEEALGFAGTLLASGSRTVIGAIARVGDKAAAEAMSDLHRRLASGTAPALALAEATAADPLRRPFLCLGAG; encoded by the coding sequence GTGCGTGTGCCCGCGCCGTCTCCTCCTGTCGTCGATCCCGTAGCCGAGGAAGCGGCCGACCTCCATCGTCGAGCGAGGGCCGCCGCCTCGGATCACGGGCTCCGCAGGCCGATCCGGCTGCTCCGGCGAGCGCTCGCCCTGCTCGGCCCGGTGGACGCGGATCTGGTCGCCCGCTTGGAGATCCGGGGCCGGATCCTGATCAGCCTGGCGGCGGCCGAGGCGGAGTTCGTGTCCCAAGAGGACGGTCTCGCCCGGCTCGACGAGGCGGAACGCATCCGGCTGCTGTTGCCGGGCGGCGACGTCCGCCACGAGCTGCGGTTCGTCGTCGGGCTCCAGCGCGCCGTCGTGCTGATGCGCGCCGGGAGGCTGGAAGAGTCGCTCGCGCTCAACAACGCCTTTCTCCCCGGGCTGGCCGCCGAGGCGGGCAAGTACAGCATCGTGCTGACCCGGTCGCTCGTGAACCGCGCTTGGCTGCATCTGGAGATGAGCAATCCGGACGCGGCGTACCGGGACCTCGTCGAGGCGCTGGATCTCGCTGTCGAGCACGGCCATCGGTTGCTGGAGGGGAAGATCCGGCATAACCTCGGCGATCACGCGCAGCTGCTCGGCGACATCCCGGAAGCACTGCGGAACTACGAGCAGGCCGCCACGATCTTCGTGACCGACGGTCCCGGCTCGTTGCCGCTCGTCCGGCTTGATCAGGCGAAGGCGCTGCTGACGGCGGGACTCGCCGAAGAAGCGGCGCGGCACCTCGACGACGCGATCCCGGAACTCCAGGCCAACGGCGCGGTGCACCTCGTCGCCGAGGCGGAGGTCGCCAGGGCCGGCGCCGCCATCCTGGAGCGCGACTACGCGCTGGCGAAGAAGCTCGCGGCGTCGGCGAGGCGGAGTTTCCTGCGGCGTGGCAAGGGACGCTGGGCGGAGATCGCCGCGCTGACCCGGCTCCGCGCGGACGCGGTGAAGGTCTTGGCGGACAGGGAGAAGAAGCCGTCCGCGAAACTGCCCGAGCAGCTGGCCGATCTCGCCATCCGGCTGGCCGAACTCGGCCTGCGCGACGAAGCGGGCGCGGCCAGGATGTTCGCGGTGCGGCTGCTGCTCCGTCGCGACGAGACGGCCGCCGCGCAAGCACTCCTGGCCCTGGTGCCGAAACCGCGGCAGACCACGCCGATCGACCACCGGATGCTGCTGCGGCTGTGCCGGGCCGAACTCGCGGTGGCGTCCCACCGGCCGCGTTCGGCGCTCGCGCAGGCACGGGCCGGACTGGCGGAACTCGGGCAGATCCGCGACCGCATGGGCGGGCTCGACCTCGTCTGCGGGACGGCGGCGCACGGCGAGGAACTGGGCAAACTCGCGCTGACGCTGGTGCTCAAGAAGGCGAGGCGCAGCGGCGCCGGGGCGAAGAGCCTGTTCGCGTGGCTGGAACGCACGCGCGCGCAGGTGTACCGCTACGAACCGCTCCCGGTCATCGAGGATCCCGCGCTCGCCCGGCACATCAACGAAATGCGGCACCTGCAGGGGACGATCCAGGCTCGGCGGCTGTCCGGCGAACCGGTCGGGAAACTCGAGGAGCGCTACGACCGGCTGCAGCAGGAGGCGACCCGGCTCGGGTGGTACACGAGCCAATGGGGGCGGCCGCGGCCGGTTTCGGCGCCCGAAGAGGTGGTCGAGCGGCTCGGGGATCGCGTACTCGTCAGCCTGATGGGTTATCGCGACACCTTGTACGCGGTGGTCGTCGACCGCGGCCGGTTCCGGCTCGTGAAGCTGGGGCCGCTCGGGGAGATCGTCGAAACCGCACGGCAGTTGCACGCGGACCTCGACGCGCTGGCCCCGGACAACCTGCCCGCGCCGCTGGTCGAAGTCGTCACCGGTTCCGCGCGGCGCCGGGCGGACAAGTTGGACAAGCTGATCTCCGCGTCGCTGGCGAAGACGCTGGAAAACCGCGAGCTGATCATCGTGCCGATCGGTTCGCTGTACGCGTTGCCGTGGGGCGCTTTGCCGTCGCTGCACGGGCATCCGGTGTCGATCGCGCCGTCGGCGACGGCCTGGGTGACCGCGTCCGGACGGCGGAACTCCGGCCCGGTCCTGCTCGCCGGCGGTCCCGGCGTGCCGGGTTCGGTCGGCGAGGTGCGGAACCTGCGGACGGTGTACCCGCAGGCCCGGCTCGTCGACGGGATGGACGCGACCAGCGACACCGTACTGTCCGCTTTGGACGGTTCCGGGATGGCGCATCTGGTCGCGCACGGCGCGCACGAACCGGCGAACGCGTTGTTCTCGCGGCTGGAACTCGTCGGCGGCCCGCTGTACGCGCACGAAACCGCCCGGCTCGCGAAGCCGCCGGAACGGGTGGTGCTGGCCGCTTGCGAACTCGCGATGAGCCACATCCGGCCCGGTGAGGAGGCGCTCGGGTTCGCCGGGACGCTGCTCGCCAGCGGTTCGCGGACGGTCATCGGCGCGATCGCGCGGGTCGGCGACAAGGCCGCCGCCGAGGCGATGTCCGATCTGCACCGGCGGCTGGCCTCGGGAACCGCGCCCGCGCTGGCGCTCGCCGAGGCGACCGCCGCGGATCCGCTGCGGCGCCCGTTCCTTTGCCTTGGTGCGGGCTGA
- a CDS encoding RNA polymerase sigma factor: MTDVQTTEVDPPWEGLTGADLHAACMRAARAGDRQAMDRLVHELTPLVWHVARANGLDRLTAEDVVQTVWLALFSQLEKLRDPKALAAWLITTTRREAQHPFGRRAQPVPLTDELAESMESTHPAPEEEAVRADRDRRVWRAFLRLPHRCQQLLRLTVLAGRAEYQLVAEALRMPRGSVGPTRGRCLESMRDLLAHEGGSR; the protein is encoded by the coding sequence GTGACCGACGTGCAAACGACCGAGGTAGACCCGCCATGGGAAGGACTGACCGGTGCCGACCTGCATGCCGCCTGCATGCGCGCGGCGCGGGCCGGTGACCGCCAGGCGATGGACAGACTTGTGCACGAGCTGACCCCGCTCGTGTGGCATGTCGCGCGTGCGAACGGGCTCGATCGCCTGACCGCCGAGGACGTAGTCCAGACGGTATGGCTCGCCCTGTTCAGTCAGCTCGAAAAACTTCGTGATCCCAAAGCGCTCGCCGCCTGGTTGATCACCACCACCAGACGCGAAGCACAGCATCCCTTCGGCCGCCGCGCTCAGCCCGTCCCGCTGACCGACGAGCTGGCCGAAAGCATGGAGAGCACCCACCCGGCTCCCGAGGAGGAAGCCGTCCGCGCCGACCGGGATCGCCGGGTCTGGCGCGCCTTCCTCCGCCTGCCGCACCGCTGTCAGCAGCTCCTTCGGCTGACCGTGCTCGCCGGGCGTGCCGAGTACCAGCTGGTCGCCGAAGCACTCCGCATGCCGCGCGGCAGTGTCGGCCCGACCAGGGGCCGTTGCCTCGAATCGATGCGCGATCTACTGGCCCACGAAGGGGGAAGCCGATGA
- a CDS encoding carboxypeptidase regulatory-like domain-containing protein yields MNDLGTPGEMTSPGDEALLADIGRFMDELDPPPGDLVQRVQFALALENLDVEVARWERMDATAGVRGSGSDTGTITFTVSDLTVMINLTKIGKKHRIDGWLVPAGEYGVEVRVAEHGTSSTTADEGGRFVLDNVPQGTTQIVIHLGDVTCRRTVVTPTVVL; encoded by the coding sequence ATGAACGACCTCGGGACGCCGGGGGAGATGACCTCCCCGGGCGATGAGGCCTTGCTCGCCGATATCGGGCGCTTCATGGACGAATTGGACCCGCCACCGGGAGATCTGGTGCAGCGGGTTCAGTTCGCGCTCGCGCTCGAAAACCTCGACGTCGAGGTCGCCCGCTGGGAACGGATGGACGCCACGGCAGGCGTTCGCGGCAGCGGCAGCGACACCGGCACGATCACCTTCACCGTCAGCGATCTGACGGTGATGATCAACCTCACCAAGATCGGCAAGAAACACCGGATCGACGGCTGGCTCGTGCCCGCCGGCGAGTACGGAGTGGAGGTTCGCGTCGCCGAGCACGGGACGAGTTCCACCACCGCCGACGAAGGAGGCAGGTTCGTGCTGGACAACGTTCCCCAGGGAACCACTCAGATCGTGATCCACCTCGGCGACGTGACGTGCCGTCGGACGGTCGTGACCCCCACAGTGGTGCTCTAA
- a CDS encoding prephenate dehydrogenase: MIGLGLIGGSLLRAARSIGRTTFGATTSEADADAASRAGYDVTTQVEAALSKAAERDAMIVLAVPLPAVEDVLRTVSRVAGHCVLTDVTSVKGPVLDAVRRRAPYAKFVGGHPMAGTAESGWKASNPALFGGAAWVLGVEHDTDLTAWAEVAQLVLDVGAHVVPLPADSHDETVARISHLPHIFAAILATIGAQGGPLAMSLAAGSYTDGTRVAGSSPALVRAMTEGNRDALLPIVDEALGRLGAARGSLASTGGLAVTVNAGHEGAQAFAAGKDAERAGVRVSLTAPDARDGLIALGERGGRITAIDGGTALGEVS; the protein is encoded by the coding sequence GTGATCGGGCTCGGGTTGATCGGTGGTTCACTGCTGCGCGCGGCGCGTTCGATCGGCCGCACCACGTTCGGGGCGACGACCTCGGAAGCGGACGCGGACGCGGCCAGCAGAGCGGGTTACGACGTGACCACGCAGGTCGAAGCGGCGCTGAGCAAGGCCGCGGAGCGGGACGCGATGATCGTGCTCGCGGTTCCGCTGCCCGCGGTCGAGGACGTGCTCCGCACCGTTTCGCGGGTCGCCGGCCACTGCGTGCTCACCGACGTCACCAGCGTGAAGGGTCCGGTGCTCGACGCCGTCCGCCGCCGAGCGCCGTACGCGAAGTTCGTCGGCGGGCACCCGATGGCCGGGACGGCGGAGTCCGGCTGGAAGGCGAGCAACCCGGCGCTGTTCGGCGGTGCCGCTTGGGTGCTGGGCGTCGAGCACGACACCGATCTGACGGCGTGGGCCGAGGTCGCGCAGCTGGTACTCGACGTCGGCGCGCACGTCGTGCCGCTGCCCGCGGACTCACATGACGAGACGGTCGCGCGGATCTCGCATCTGCCGCATATCTTCGCGGCCATCCTGGCCACGATCGGCGCGCAGGGCGGACCGCTGGCGATGTCGCTGGCCGCCGGGTCCTACACGGACGGCACGCGGGTGGCCGGGTCGAGCCCGGCGCTGGTGCGTGCGATGACCGAGGGCAACCGGGACGCGCTGCTGCCGATCGTCGACGAGGCGCTCGGGCGGCTGGGCGCCGCGCGGGGTTCGCTCGCGTCGACGGGTGGGCTCGCGGTGACGGTCAACGCCGGCCACGAGGGCGCGCAAGCGTTTGCGGCCGGCAAGGACGCGGAACGCGCCGGGGTGCGCGTCAGCCTGACCGCCCCGGACGCGCGGGACGGCCTGATCGCCCTCGGCGAGCGCGGTGGCCGGATCACGGCGATCGACGGCGGCACCGCGCTCGGCGAAGTCTCCTGA
- a CDS encoding TauD/TfdA dioxygenase family protein, translating into MSIELPDRVRLRPATVPDGGILEGPRVLRRLPEGAEERPYELFALRPLGRVIGAEIGGVDLAEPLTPALHAELNRALLEWKVLFFRDQDITSAHQRAFAAHWGELETNPFIPKGETEDTTRFTRSATMPAFENIWHVDVTFRPAPALGSVLRLIEVPPVGGDTMWADMAAAYDNLPEDVRERIDGLNAVHDFIPGFDRFSDPELLLRHQDAFPPVEHPVVRTHPETGRRTLFVNQAFTTRIVGIDRDESDRLLRYLFSRAHIPEFQVRFSWRPGSVAFWDNRATQHYAVNDYHPYARVAERVAIMGDRPF; encoded by the coding sequence ATGTCCATCGAACTGCCCGACCGTGTCCGCCTCCGCCCCGCGACCGTCCCCGACGGTGGGATCCTCGAGGGGCCGCGCGTGTTGCGGCGCCTGCCGGAGGGCGCGGAAGAACGTCCTTACGAGCTTTTCGCGCTGCGCCCGCTGGGACGGGTGATCGGTGCCGAGATCGGCGGCGTCGACCTCGCCGAGCCCCTCACACCCGCTCTCCACGCGGAGCTGAATCGCGCGTTGCTGGAGTGGAAGGTGCTGTTCTTCCGCGACCAGGACATCACTTCGGCGCATCAGCGCGCCTTCGCCGCCCACTGGGGTGAGCTGGAGACGAACCCGTTCATCCCGAAGGGGGAGACCGAGGACACCACTCGCTTCACCCGCTCGGCGACGATGCCCGCGTTCGAGAACATCTGGCACGTGGACGTCACGTTCCGGCCCGCGCCGGCGCTCGGCTCGGTCCTGCGGCTGATCGAGGTCCCGCCGGTCGGCGGCGACACGATGTGGGCCGACATGGCCGCCGCCTACGACAACCTTCCGGAAGACGTCCGCGAACGCATCGACGGCCTCAACGCGGTCCACGACTTCATCCCCGGCTTCGACCGTTTCAGCGACCCGGAACTGCTGCTACGCCACCAAGACGCGTTCCCGCCGGTCGAGCATCCGGTCGTCCGCACGCATCCGGAAACCGGGCGCCGCACCCTCTTCGTGAACCAGGCCTTCACGACCCGCATCGTCGGCATCGACCGCGACGAGAGCGACAGGCTCCTGCGGTACCTGTTCAGCCGCGCGCACATCCCGGAGTTCCAGGTGCGCTTCAGCTGGCGGCCCGGTTCGGTGGCCTTCTGGGACAACCGCGCCACGCAGCACTACGCCGTCAACGACTACCACCCGTACGCGCGGGTCGCCGAACGTGTCGCCATCATGGGTGACCGGCCGTTCTGA
- a CDS encoding FUSC family protein, with product MSTTRREIAAPHWLVQLLRSTPVPIPWNMVARAVLALAVPLAVGYALGDIGVGALISTGALPTVLSESAGPYRYRARRLGGATAAAALGYFAGLITGGIPAASIPVVVGVAAVSALISAAGSNASVAGLQMFVFCVLGTGQHVTGLRVEILLGYFCIGAAWSLLIALATWTFRATSPERGAVAHVYVELAAMLSATDEATSRVARHQLTTAMNTAYDRLLTARSWLSGRDATYRQLLNLLSASTPAVEASVAMVNAGRQAPDDVIGHFIATSAAVLANQEPPEPPEAPEDADPVLAALYAGLARIGKGDNRKRREVQPWHKRLRGWAGSLISGPLTWFAALRLTLCVAIAEVVALLVPFERSYWITLTVGIVLKPDFGSVFGRAVLRGIGTVIGVGIGAAVLAAGGEGWLLVLLIAVFAGGVAVGKVRNYGILSAFVTPLIILQMDLASTGSWDVVLARLVDTVLGCAIVLLFGYLLWPGSRRPQIGGRLSDSLDSLVEYVDKGLVLAPSGEARLERSRARRRAYRALADLRTAFQQVVVEPSAAGRQAVAWWPVIAGLERVADAVTEVGVTLGGGAPAPAEADIALLTAALAELAAAVREEREPAEMPMPDNEQLSGVVDQIGAAFDTVRGPDLVERAPLRLVRRFLPYHRRA from the coding sequence GTGAGCACGACGCGCCGCGAGATCGCCGCACCGCATTGGCTGGTGCAGCTGCTCCGCAGCACACCGGTTCCCATCCCGTGGAACATGGTCGCCCGCGCCGTCCTCGCGCTCGCCGTCCCGCTGGCCGTCGGCTACGCGCTCGGCGACATCGGCGTCGGCGCGCTCATCTCCACCGGCGCCCTCCCCACCGTCCTTTCCGAATCCGCGGGCCCGTACCGCTACCGCGCCCGTCGGCTCGGCGGCGCCACCGCGGCCGCCGCCCTCGGCTACTTCGCCGGACTGATCACCGGCGGCATCCCCGCCGCGTCCATCCCGGTCGTCGTCGGAGTCGCCGCGGTGTCCGCGCTGATCAGCGCGGCGGGCAGCAACGCGTCGGTCGCCGGACTGCAGATGTTCGTCTTCTGCGTCCTCGGCACCGGCCAGCACGTCACCGGCCTGCGCGTCGAAATCCTCCTCGGCTACTTCTGCATCGGCGCCGCGTGGAGCCTGCTCATCGCCCTCGCCACCTGGACCTTCCGCGCCACCAGCCCGGAACGCGGCGCCGTCGCGCACGTCTACGTCGAGCTCGCCGCCATGCTTTCCGCGACCGACGAAGCCACCTCCCGCGTCGCGCGCCACCAGCTCACGACCGCGATGAACACCGCGTACGACCGGCTGCTCACCGCGCGATCCTGGCTGTCGGGCCGCGACGCCACCTACCGCCAGCTGCTCAACCTCCTTTCGGCCAGCACCCCCGCCGTCGAGGCCTCGGTCGCCATGGTCAACGCCGGCCGCCAGGCCCCGGACGACGTGATCGGCCACTTCATCGCCACCTCGGCCGCCGTGCTCGCCAACCAGGAACCGCCGGAACCACCCGAGGCGCCCGAAGACGCCGACCCGGTCCTCGCCGCCCTTTACGCCGGGCTCGCCCGGATCGGCAAGGGCGACAACCGGAAGCGGCGCGAGGTCCAGCCTTGGCACAAACGTCTCCGCGGCTGGGCGGGCTCGCTCATCTCCGGCCCGCTCACCTGGTTCGCCGCGCTCCGCCTCACGTTGTGCGTCGCTATCGCCGAAGTCGTCGCGCTGCTCGTCCCGTTCGAACGCTCCTACTGGATCACGCTCACCGTCGGCATCGTCCTCAAACCGGACTTCGGCTCGGTGTTCGGCCGCGCGGTCCTGCGCGGGATCGGCACGGTGATCGGCGTGGGCATCGGCGCGGCCGTGCTCGCCGCGGGCGGCGAGGGCTGGCTGCTGGTCCTGCTGATCGCCGTGTTCGCGGGCGGCGTCGCGGTCGGCAAGGTCCGCAACTACGGCATCCTCAGCGCCTTCGTGACCCCGTTGATCATCCTGCAGATGGACCTCGCCAGCACCGGAAGCTGGGACGTCGTGCTCGCGCGGCTCGTCGACACCGTGCTCGGCTGCGCGATCGTCCTGCTCTTCGGCTACCTGCTCTGGCCGGGCAGCCGTCGCCCACAGATCGGCGGACGGCTCTCCGACAGCCTCGACAGCCTGGTGGAATACGTCGACAAGGGGCTCGTGCTCGCGCCGTCGGGCGAAGCGAGACTGGAACGCTCACGCGCCCGCCGCCGTGCCTACCGCGCCCTGGCCGACCTCCGGACCGCGTTCCAGCAGGTCGTCGTCGAACCCTCCGCCGCCGGACGTCAGGCCGTCGCCTGGTGGCCGGTCATCGCCGGGCTCGAACGCGTCGCGGACGCGGTCACCGAAGTCGGCGTCACCCTGGGTGGCGGCGCCCCGGCACCGGCCGAGGCCGACATCGCCCTGCTGACGGCCGCGCTCGCCGAACTCGCGGCCGCCGTCCGCGAGGAACGGGAGCCCGCGGAGATGCCGATGCCCGACAACGAGCAGCTGTCCGGCGTCGTCGACCAGATCGGCGCCGCCTTCGACACCGTGCGAGGCCCCGACCTCGTCGAGCGCGCGCCGCTACGGCTGGTCCGGCGATTCCTGCCGTACCACCGCCGCGCCTAG
- a CDS encoding NADPH-dependent 2,4-dienoyl-CoA reductase yields the protein MSQYPNLLSPLDLGFTTLRNRVIMGSMHTGLEDKEAHFPQLAEYYAERARGGVGLIVTGGFAPNRTGWLLPLASKLSTRAEAKAHKQLTDPVHEAGGKIALQILHAGRYSYHPLSVSASGIKAPINPFKPRSLSGYGVLRQIRAFADCAFLAKEAGYDGVEIMGSEGYFINQFLAERTNKRTDRWGGSAENRRRIAVEIVRRTREAVGEDFIIIYRLSMLDLVEGGQSWEDVVTLAKEVEEAGATIINTGIGWHEARVPTIVTSVPRAAFTWVTGKLKPHVGIPVVTSNRINMPEVAEEALAGGDADLVSMARPFLADPEWIRKAETGREDEINTCIACNQACLDHAFKRKLVSCMVNPRAGHETTLTLSPTRKTKRVAVVGAGPAGLAAATSLAERGHAVELFEAEDEIGGQFGIARKIPGKEEFAETIRYYTRRLEVTGVKVHLGSRATAAALVDAGFDEVVLATGVTPRVPSLPGIDHPKVLSYVDVVRHGKPVGGRVAVIGAGGIGVDVSEFLTHTTSPALDLDAWMAEWGVTDPERAPGGLTERKVEPSPRQVFLLQRKKSGIGAGLGKTSGWVHRAALKAKRVEQLTGVTYDRIDDEGLHITVGDEPRVLDVDTVVVCAGQEPVRDLADELRAAGLPVHLIGGADVAAELDAKRAIDQGTRLAAVL from the coding sequence ATGAGCCAGTACCCGAACCTGCTGTCCCCGCTCGACCTCGGCTTCACCACCCTGCGCAACCGGGTGATCATGGGCTCGATGCACACCGGCCTCGAAGACAAGGAAGCGCATTTCCCGCAACTGGCCGAGTACTACGCCGAACGCGCCCGGGGTGGCGTCGGGCTGATCGTCACCGGCGGGTTCGCGCCGAACCGGACCGGCTGGCTCCTTCCCTTGGCGTCGAAGCTGTCGACACGCGCGGAAGCCAAGGCGCACAAACAACTCACTGATCCCGTGCACGAGGCGGGCGGCAAGATCGCGCTGCAGATCCTGCACGCGGGCCGGTATTCCTACCATCCGCTGAGCGTTTCGGCGTCGGGGATCAAGGCGCCGATCAACCCGTTCAAGCCGCGCTCCCTTTCCGGATACGGCGTGCTGCGCCAGATCCGCGCGTTCGCCGATTGCGCCTTCCTGGCCAAGGAAGCGGGCTACGACGGCGTCGAGATCATGGGTTCCGAAGGCTATTTCATCAACCAGTTCCTCGCCGAGCGCACCAACAAGCGCACCGACCGATGGGGCGGTAGCGCCGAAAACCGGCGCCGGATCGCCGTCGAGATCGTGCGCCGCACGCGTGAGGCGGTCGGCGAGGACTTCATCATCATCTACCGACTGTCCATGTTGGACCTCGTCGAAGGCGGCCAAAGCTGGGAAGACGTCGTCACGCTGGCCAAAGAGGTCGAAGAGGCGGGCGCGACGATCATCAACACCGGCATCGGCTGGCACGAGGCGAGGGTGCCGACGATCGTGACGTCCGTGCCGCGCGCGGCCTTCACGTGGGTGACCGGGAAGCTCAAACCGCACGTCGGGATCCCGGTCGTCACGTCGAACCGGATCAACATGCCCGAGGTCGCCGAGGAGGCGCTCGCCGGCGGCGACGCGGATCTGGTGTCGATGGCGCGCCCGTTCCTCGCCGACCCCGAATGGATCCGGAAGGCCGAGACCGGACGCGAGGACGAGATCAACACCTGCATCGCCTGCAACCAGGCCTGCCTCGACCACGCGTTCAAGCGGAAACTGGTGTCCTGCATGGTCAATCCGCGCGCGGGACACGAGACCACGTTGACCCTTTCGCCCACCCGGAAGACCAAACGCGTCGCCGTCGTCGGCGCGGGGCCGGCCGGGCTCGCGGCCGCGACCAGCCTCGCCGAGCGGGGGCACGCCGTCGAACTGTTCGAGGCCGAAGACGAGATCGGCGGCCAGTTCGGGATCGCGCGGAAGATCCCGGGCAAGGAGGAGTTCGCGGAGACCATCCGGTACTACACGCGACGGCTGGAGGTCACCGGCGTCAAGGTCCATCTCGGCAGCCGCGCGACCGCCGCCGCGCTCGTCGACGCCGGATTCGACGAGGTCGTGCTGGCCACCGGCGTCACTCCCCGGGTGCCGTCGCTGCCCGGCATCGACCACCCCAAGGTGCTGTCCTATGTGGACGTCGTCCGGCACGGGAAACCGGTGGGCGGCAGGGTCGCCGTGATCGGCGCGGGCGGGATCGGCGTGGACGTCAGCGAATTCCTGACGCACACCACCTCCCCCGCGCTCGATCTGGACGCGTGGATGGCCGAATGGGGCGTCACCGATCCCGAGCGGGCGCCGGGCGGGCTGACCGAGCGGAAGGTCGAACCGTCACCGCGGCAGGTCTTCCTGCTGCAGCGCAAGAAGTCCGGGATCGGCGCGGGGCTGGGCAAGACCAGCGGCTGGGTGCACCGGGCCGCGCTGAAGGCCAAACGCGTCGAGCAGCTCACCGGGGTCACCTACGACCGGATCGACGACGAGGGCCTGCACATCACCGTCGGTGACGAGCCGCGTGTGCTCGATGTGGACACCGTGGTCGTCTGCGCGGGACAGGAGCCGGTGCGCGACCTCGCCGACGAGCTTCGGGCGGCCGGACTGCCGGTGCACCTGATCGGCGGCGCCGACGTCGCGGCGGAACTGGACGCCAAACGGGCCATCGATCAGGGAACGCGCCTCGCCGCCGTTCTCTGA
- a CDS encoding SRPBCC family protein, translating into MGKTYSFEINRTSSASPASLFALEADGSRWSEWAKPVVFHSRWAREPGEDGVGAVRAVGLWPVYLHEETLEYEQDRKHVYGFAGLKLLKDYRAEVSFTPNASGGTDLRWTGRFTEPLPGTGTAVRTALRTVVSLLATRLVKHAERP; encoded by the coding sequence ATGGGCAAGACGTACTCCTTCGAGATCAACCGGACGAGCAGCGCCTCGCCCGCTTCCCTTTTCGCGCTGGAGGCCGACGGTTCCCGGTGGTCGGAATGGGCGAAACCGGTGGTGTTCCACTCGCGCTGGGCGCGGGAACCGGGTGAGGACGGGGTGGGCGCCGTCCGTGCTGTCGGCCTGTGGCCGGTGTACCTCCACGAAGAGACGCTGGAGTACGAACAGGACCGAAAGCACGTCTACGGCTTCGCGGGCCTCAAGCTGCTGAAGGACTATCGCGCCGAAGTCTCGTTCACGCCGAACGCCTCCGGCGGCACGGACCTGCGCTGGACCGGCCGATTCACCGAACCGCTGCCCGGCACCGGCACCGCCGTCCGCACGGCCCTGCGCACCGTCGTCTCACTCCTGGCCACACGCCTGGTGAAACACGCCGAACGCCCCTGA
- a CDS encoding PadR family transcriptional regulator: MALEHAILVSLSERSGSGYELTRRFEKSIGLWWNATHQQIYRVLKRMEDAGWVAVDHVAQSGKPDKKVYTVGDEGRAELARWLAEPDPAATARELAVKIRGATLGDPGAVAAEITRHRDTHAAQLDAYLLIEKRDFPDPSVLSGQSLHQFLVLRGGIRTEQGHVEWLEEVLQAFHHDA, from the coding sequence ATGGCACTGGAGCACGCGATCCTGGTTTCGCTGTCCGAGCGGTCCGGCTCGGGCTACGAGCTGACGCGCCGCTTCGAGAAGTCCATCGGACTGTGGTGGAACGCCACCCACCAGCAGATCTACCGCGTCCTCAAGCGGATGGAGGACGCGGGCTGGGTCGCCGTCGACCATGTCGCGCAGTCCGGGAAACCCGACAAGAAGGTGTACACCGTCGGCGACGAGGGCCGGGCCGAACTGGCCCGCTGGCTCGCCGAACCCGATCCCGCGGCCACGGCCCGGGAACTCGCCGTGAAGATCCGCGGCGCGACGCTCGGTGATCCCGGTGCCGTCGCCGCCGAGATCACCCGGCATCGCGACACGCACGCGGCCCAGCTCGACGCGTACCTGCTGATCGAGAAGCGCGACTTCCCCGACCCCAGCGTCCTCAGTGGACAGTCGTTGCACCAGTTCCTCGTGCTGCGTGGAGGAATCCGAACCGAACAGGGCCACGTCGAGTGGCTCGAGGAAGTCCTCCAGGCATTCCACCACGATGCGTAA
- a CDS encoding antitoxin: protein MGINFDELKNKATDALREHNDKIEGGLDKAADFAKSKFSGHDSQIDSGVDKAKGFINKYDDTPDNPPQDQQNPGQQPPQGQ, encoded by the coding sequence ATGGGCATCAACTTCGATGAATTGAAGAACAAGGCCACCGACGCTCTCCGCGAGCACAACGACAAGATCGAGGGCGGCCTGGACAAGGCGGCGGACTTCGCCAAGTCGAAGTTCTCCGGCCACGACTCGCAGATCGACTCCGGCGTGGACAAGGCGAAGGGGTTCATCAACAAGTACGACGACACCCCCGACAACCCGCCCCAGGATCAGCAGAACCCAGGCCAGCAGCCGCCGCAGGGCCAGTGA